The sequence below is a genomic window from Deltaproteobacteria bacterium.
CCAGGCGGCAACCAAGAGCAACGACAAAAGCCACCGTGGCGCCATGATCAGCAGCGACATAATAGCCCACGTGGACACAACGGCGCGCCTCGCCCAGGCCAAGGCTCCGGCCAAGGGCAACAATGGACACCGCCAAGTGCAGCTTCTGTCCAAGGGCACTTTGCCCCGCGTCCGCTACGCGGAGGAGAGATCGATACCTTCACTGAAGATGAAGAGTAAGGAGCGCTCACCTCCCTTATCGAACCTTTGCAGTAGCAGAGGTGTAGGCCTTCCGTTGCTCAATCTCTGCTCCGAATCTTTTCAATCACTCGGTCGGGGCAGCTTTCGCTACCCCCTGCTCTCGTCTTTCTTTACTTCTCCCTATTCAGTGTTACTTTGTTATTATATCAGGAAGTAGTCAACCATTAGCTTTCAGCAGTTAGCTAGGGAAGAAAAAATGAGGTTTCTCCTTCATCTTTAGTGCTGCTGCTTGCGAAGGCCAGCTTCTTGGCCTGCTGGAAGCTGACAGCTAAGAACTGATAGCTATTTTACGAAGGAGGATGTACGTGGCACGAATTACTGTTGAAGATTGTCTGCAAAAGATCCCCAACCGCTTTCAATTGATCGTCATTGCTGCACGCCGAGCAAAAGAATTGCTCAAAGGCGCACGTCCACTTGTCAGCTCGGATAATAAAGAAGTAGTGACTTCCCTCCGTGAAATCGCTGCTGGCAAAGTTTGGATGGAAGAGTCGAAAGAGCTTAAAGAGATTAAGTAGTGGCCAAAAAAGATTTATACGCTGTCTTAGGAGTAAGTCGGACTGCCTCGACTGACGAGATTAAAAAAGCCTATCGTCAGCTCGCACGGAAGTATCATCCCGACGTCAATCAGGGGAACAAGCAAGCCGAAGAACGCTTTAAGGAAGTCTCGCTTGCCCATGACGTTCTCAGTGATGAATCCAAACGTAAACTCTACGACGAGTTTGGTGAGGAAGGTCTCCAACCCGGCTTTAATGCAGAGCAGATGCGGGCGCACAAGCAATGGCAGCAGAGTGCACGTCGGTCTGCCTCACGGCCACGTGGAAGCCGCTCCTCGTCAAGTTCCAGCCCTGGGTTTGAAGACATTTTTGGTGACCTTTTTGGCAACCTCGGGGGCTTTGGACGAGGAGGCGGCAAGACTCAGCCAGGTGTCACTCCTGCCCAAGACCTTGAATATGTTCTTGACCTCGGCCTCCTCGATGCCATCCGCGGAACCAACACAACGATTTCTCTTCAACGACCAAGTCCATGCCCAACGTGCCATGGCACCGGTGGGCGGGCTGGACGCCCAAGTGCTGCCTGCTCAGAGTGTGGCGGACAAGGCCAAGTCCGCGTTGGTGCTGGTCCAATGGCTTTTTTCCGCACCTGCGCACGGTGTGGAGGGTCTGGCAGGTTGAGCCCTGGAGGCTGCAGCAATTGCGGTGGCAGCGGGCGTATCACAAGCCCAGAGAAGCTGACAGTGAAGATTCCCGCCGGTGTCGACGAAGGCACCCGCATTCGTTTAGCCGGCAAAGGCGCTGCGTCGAGCAGTGGCGGCCCTGCGGGAGATTTGTATCTTGAAATTCGCATTCAGCCGCATCCGACATTGACTCGTAAAGGACTCGATTTGTACCTTGATGTACCAGTCACTATCGGTGAAGCGGTTCATGGTGCGAGTATTACCGTGCCAACCCCGCATGGCGATGTCAAACTCAAGATTCCTGCAGGTAGTCAAAGCGGACAGACGTTACGACTGAAAGGCAAAGGCATCACCGATAGCAAAACAAGTACAAGTGGTGACTTATACGTCAAACTCATGGTCCAGGTACCACAAGAGGCTAGTGATCGCCTCCGTCAAGCCGTCGATCAGCTTGAGCGCTGCTATACAGACAGTCCGCGAAAGGACTTGCATTTGTAAGGCGAAAGGGTCCTGATGCCTGCGCTGTCAGTGGAGTAGTCACCACTACCGAGAAACACAGGTGTGCAGTGAATTATTTTCTCAAAGAGAGGTATCACTCATTGCCAGCAGATCTTTCATAGGTACCCCTCATTCCCCTTGACGATGTTCGAGGATCACGATCATCTGAGAGGTCTTGGCGAATGGGGTGAAATGTCTCACGCTTACTACAGGGGCCTCCCCTGCTGCGTGCGCATCCCGTATACTGGCTTCGTTATGCCGCGTGCACGAAAAAAGGACAAAGACAAGGTTCTGTTCCCTTCTTCCGTTGAAACCACTGCATCCGACACGTCTGACACAGTGGAAGCGATCGAAGAAGAAGACGAGGAGACAGAAACCCCTCTCGTCGAAGTGGAAGCGCTTGCTGAGGACGATATTGCGACGCAAGACGATGAGAAGGACAGTGCGGAAACCGACACCGCACTTGTCCCCTATGATCCGCTGCAGCGCTACCTTGCCGAAATCCGTCGCTATCCACTGCTCACCCCAGAGGAAGAGCATCAACTGGCCATTCGATACAAAGAACACGGCGATGTCGAGGCCGCGTATCGCCTCGTGACTGGCAATTTGCGGCTGGTGGTGATGTTCGCCCGAAGATACGAACGAGCTGTCCACAATCTGCTCGATTTGATTCAGGAAGGCAGCATCGGCTTGATGGAAGCGGTGCGGAACTTTGACCCGTATCGTGGCGTGCGCTTTCCCTCGTATGCCGTGTGGTGGGTGCGAGCGTACATTATCCGCTACTTGATGAACAACTGGCGCATGGTGAAGCTTGGCACCACCCAAGCCCAACGGAAATTATTTTTCAATCTCCAACGGGAAAAAGAGCGACTCGAAGCAGAAGGATTCTCGCCCGCACCGAAACTGATTGCGCAGAATCTCGGCGTCAAAGAAGAGGAAGTGGTCGAGATGGAAAAGCGCATGGCGGCGCGTGACATGTCGCTTGATACGCCAATGGATACCGAAGACGGAGAAAGTACAACGCTCGGGGACTTCATTCCCGCGAAACAAGATAATGCAGAAGAAGCCGTTGCTACGGCTGAGTACCGCACCCTGATGAGCCAAAAAATGCGCGAGTTCGCTCGCACCCTCAAGGGTAAAGAAGAGGTTATCTTCCGGACGCGGCTGCTCGCGGAAGAGCCTGTCACTTTACAGGAGATCGGTGACCAATATGGCATCAGCCGTGAACGTATTCGGCAGCTGGAAAGCCGCTTGAAGAAAAAGCTCAAAGACTTCTTGTTACGCGAATTCAAAGACGCCAAGGATCTCGACATCGGCTTTGTCAACGAATAATCGGCCTCTTCCGTGAGAAAAATCTTGCCAGAGGTCCCCAAAGCGGTTTATAGTGCCACTATGCGTGAGCTCAGGGCCGGTATCGTAGTCATTGGTAATGAAATCCTCTCTGGCAAGACGGTCGATTCAAACTCGGCATTCCTCGCCCGTGAGCTACGTCAACTTGGGGTAACCCTCAAACGAATCACGGTAATCCCCGATGAATTGGACATCATCGAAGACACCGTTCGTGATTTCCACCGCACGCTTGATCTCGTCTTTACCTCTGGAGGAGTCGGCCCCACTCACGATGACATCACCATCGAAGGCGTCGCCCGAGCCCTTGGCCGTCGCGTGATTATCCACCCTCTCCTAGAAGCCAAGATTCACGAGTATCTCAACGGCAAAACGCCAAATGCAGCACATCTCAAGATGGCTGAAGTTCCAGAAGGGGCGGAGTTGCTATCAGACGAGCGTATCCGCTTCCCCACTATTAAAGCGGAGAATATCTACATTCTCCCCGGAATCCCCGAGATCCTGCAGCAGAAGTTTCTTGCGTTGAAAGAGCGCTTTGCTGTAGATCCATACCATCTCAAGGTCATCTATACGAACGAGATCGAAAGCGTCATCGCCGTACACCTCAATGACACGCTGCGGGAGTACCCCGAGTTACTCTTAGGGTCCTATCCCAAGATTGGTAATAGCGAATATCGTGTTAAACTAACCCTTGAGTCGAAAGATAAAGACTACGTCGAACGCGCATTCGCGCATTTGATGGAACTTTTGCCCACCGGCTGCGTGGTGAAAATAGAAGGTTGATGTATGAAGAGGAGGTTGAAGCCATGGGAAAGAAAGTCATTCGCGTTATTGGTAGTGGATTGCTAACCCTGTCATTGCTGGCCCCAGGAGCAGCACGGGCAGACTTTAGTGACGATGCTGGCATGGGAACAGCGACAGTGCTCGCCAATGTCGTCTATATGCCAACCAAGCTCGTGTACGCCACACTGGGAGGCATCACTGGTGGTTTTGCGTATCTGCTGACTGTCGGGAGCTACAGTGCTGCAGAAAGAGTATGGACCCCATCCTTAGGTGGGAATTACGTGCTCAATCCTGAACATCTGCGTGGTCAGGATCAGATTTATTTTAGTGGTCCGCTTCCATCTCAAACGCAGCAAAGTGCTTTTCGCTAAGATCTTATCCGAAAACGATTGGCATCATGTCATGCTGAGCGTAGCGAAACATCTCTCTCCAGTGTTCGGGGAGAGATTCTTCGCTTTGCTCGGAATGACAGCAGCAGACAGGCACGATTATCCGGATAGGCTGTAAATTGTGAAAAAGCTACTCTGGAGTGTTCTCGTCCTTGGTGTTATCGGTCTCACTGTTGGTGGGTGGTGGTATCTCCGCCTGCGGTCTGCCGCCCAACAATGGGAAGGCCCGGTGGCAGAAATTCTCAGCGAAAAGCTAGAGAAAGACACCGACACCATGACGATCGAGTTCACTTCCAGAGTCGATGCTCCAGTCGCGACGGTTTTCCGCGCATTTACTGAGCCTGAACGTTCGAAAGAATTTAGTGATGCTGTCCGCTATGCAAAACTCTTGGGCAGTGAGGATAATCGAAAAACCGTTGAGCTTGAGATGGTGATTCTCGGGCAACCGCAACGGATGATCCTTGAGTTTACGTTTATCGAAGCAGAAAATCGTGTCGCTCTCAAAACCGTCGAAAATCAGTTTTCTGAGCTCACTGGGCAGTACCGTCTCACGTCTTCACCTGATGGAACGAAAACACTGGTCACCTACAGCGGCATTGCGAAAGATAAAGCGAAGTTACCAGTACCGTTGGCATTGCAGAAAAGCGCTTTGCGCGAGACCTTTGTCTCAACGATTCGAGCGTTGAAAAAAGGCCTCGCTGCTCAGCAAGCACAACCACAACCTACTTCTTAAACAACGATTTGATCTGCTCTTTCCACCCTTGCTCAGAGACAGTCGCAAGTTTCGGTTGACGGGTGCGAATCTGTTGCAGGTCCCAGCCGGTCAGCGAAGCTAACGTCTGCGCTTCACGCTCTTGTCGCTGGGCAACTTGTCGCAAGTATTCCTGTCCAGCCGGGCAACTCGCAACGCCTGTCCACGGATGTCGCAAGATGTATCGTCCCTGAAAATTCGAGGCATCTTGGGTAATTTTAAAGGATAAATCTTCCGGGAAGTGTTGTGCGTCGTAGCGAACGTGCAGTCGCGTTACGAAAGCTTGTACTGCTCCACCACCTGGCCACGGCATCGTTCCAGGCGCCATGCGCTCACGTGAGCCACCAAGCCACCACACTCCAAGGGTTTCTAGTTCTTGCTGCAACAACGGATCAGCAGCACACGGATCGCACCAGTTCATATTCCAGGCGTATTCAGTAAACACTGCCTGTGAATTTTCCTTGATAGTCGCGGTACGGAACATGTCGGTGTAGAACTTAGTAAATTCCTGCTTAATGTATGGAGGGACTTCTTGATCGCTTGGTAGCTTCGGATTGCGATAGTTGGTGACCTCGACCCGATATTGTTTGGTGAGGAAGTAAATGAGCAAGTCTTGTGGGCCATCGGCGTTGATCATCCCCAAGCGGATCGGCAGCATGAAGCGTGGCGATTCAAAGGCAAACTGAAGTGGTCGTAAAGAGGTGAATCCCGACTTTCCTTGTTCTTTCAGGTTCACTTTGGCGACGAAAAACTTCATGTCGTTGCGGATGTATGGAGCCAGCGCTTGCGACGCACCACTCGGGATATTGTAGTCATTCTGCTTGAGCCAGGTTTCTAGTCCTTGCGACTCCTTCGCAGAAAGCACTACGATGTCATATTCACCGACTGTATATTCAGCTTCAATTCTTACCCCCAGCGAAGCCGCCCGTTCGTCGCGCATCTTTCCTACGGTAGCGGCAGGTGCTTGCGCGATCATTCGACTTTCCTTCTCCATTACTGCAACCATACATGGATCAGGGTCAAAGTATTCGACCAACCGCGGTGCGGAGTAGGCATCGAGATGCTCGACTACTTTCGGATCGATTACTCGCACCATCTCCTTTTCCAGAACAGTAGGGACGGGGATCACCATCGCGAACTCTTTGAGGTCACCTTTGTAATTATTGACCATCGTGATCACGGTTTTGTCTTCATCACGGACAACGACAACCTGTGAGGCTGAGTTATAGAGCTTGGCGTCAGCACGGGCGACATAAAAACCACAGAAGCTATAACCAAGGCTCGGCCACAAGAGCACGAGACTGAACAATAGAAGTGTCACACGAACAAACTGCTTTTGCATACTGGAAACCTCCTGAGAAATGGGTTGCACGGTTACGGGTTGACTACTGCAGGACACGGGCTGCGTGTTACGGGTTGCGTAGAGCCAATCAAGGAATGGAACGGTGGGAGCGAGAAACAACAGCGCCCACAATGGCGTGTCTTTCCAGTACCACCATTGAGCAAAGTAAAAGCTGACCAGCGCGACCAGACTGGCGTGCAATATCCGCCCCCATCGTGCTTGTGGCGCCGTTTGCGGATCGGTCAGCATGTAAAAGGTAAACAACCACAGCGCACCGTTGTTGAGACGATGAACGAAAATATCAACCGGATGGGGATAGCCGTAGTAGAGAATGCGGGCACATTCCAGCACGGAACTTAGAATGAGGAAGGTAAGCGCACTATCGAGCCGCCCGGCTCGTAGCAAGACAAGAATCCCAAGACCTCCTAAGGCAAGCGGCAAGATCGCCAGATGTCCCCACTGCCCAGACGAGAGCCACCCTGGCAAGAGGACAGTTCCCAAGAGTACGGCAAAATTAGTCGGGTTCAGCCAATGCCGTCCACGCCAGCGGATAAAGTATTTGCTCGCCACGGCCAGGATAATCACCACAGGATAGACCCACGCTGCAGACGACCGAAACAGCAAGAGGACACTGAGGGAACTAATTGTTGCGCTCAGAGGTCGAGGGGTACGAGTAGACCGACATAGCGCACAGAAAAGATACTCACTAAAGATCCCGCTCATGACCGTCACGACCATCACATTCAGCAACAACGGGAAATCGAGCGAGTGAAGACCAAACAATAAAATTCCCGCCAAAACCATCACCTGCCAAAGGCGTGCATCATGTTGCATGTCGTTCCTCTTTCGTGCGCTTTATGAAGTAAGACCGCCAAGCGTGACAAATCGGATCACGTCGCTTGGACGATTCGTCACAAGTATTGTATGTCTAAGAAAGGAAAGGTGAGTTGTTTGGTTGCTGGCAATGCACGCACGTGAGGAGAACAGTCGCCCAACGGAGGATTGGAGCAGTGTCATGGAGGAATTGCTCCACGGAGCGCCGGACGCTAAATCCCTTGCCTTCGCCAAGCTTAGCCGCCTTATTTCTGGGTTTCTGGTGAGCTTACGTGCGTTTGATCATCGTGAAGAGTGGGAAGACTTGCGCCAGATTGTCTTGATGAAATTGGTCCAGAGCTTCGGACAAGGAAAGCTGCGCGAACCCAAAGCCTTTGTCGAGTATGCACGGATCATCACGCGCCACGAATTTTATGACTTCTTGCGCACCACGCACGGAGCGGAGGTCAGCAGCGATCCTCCAGACCTCAGCACGGCTGAACCGCTTGATGAAACAGCAGCGTTATCGCTTCGCACGGCGTTACACCGTCTACCAGAAAAGCAACAGCAGGTTGTGCGAGCCGTATACGTCGAAGGACGAACCTATGAAGAAGCTGCGGCAGTAACGGCTATTCCGTTAGGGAGTTTGAAACGGTATCTGCAACAGGCATTGACCCAGTTACGAAAACAACTTTTTGCTGAACACTGATCTCATTTGGCGATAGTTTGGGTCTTTCTTAGTAGAAAGGAACGAAGCACTGGTCCTATGGGTGACACGTGTCATAAAGCTCAGGAAATCGATCTCTCACTCTTTCTGCTCGAACCGCAAAGTTCCGCGTGGCAAGAGTTCAGAGCGCATTATCCACACTGTGCAACATGCTCTGCTGAGTTGCGACAGTGGACCACGCTTGAACAACAGCTACGCTCGCTGGACGATTCCAGAACTCCTCCCCACCCATCCGCAGAAACACTGGTCACCTTTCACAAAAGGCCGCAGATCCTGTCGGCAGCAGATCGCGTTTCAATCGCTGGGCACCTACGCGCCTGCGCTGCCTGCCGCGAAGAAGTCAAACTGCTGAGTTCCTTCGACTTCTCGCTCGTGCAAAAGTGGGCTGGCGAAACAAAATCGACGGTGACCATCGACGAACAAACCTCTTGGAGTACTCGATTCTGGGACACGTTGCGATCAGTGTTTTTTCACCCAGCTTTTGCCTTTGGTTTGGTATTACTGCTGGCGGTTCCTTTTGTTCGTTCGTACTACTCTTCCTCTTTCAACCAAGTCCCTATCTCCTCTGATGTTGTGACAGCTTCAGCGCCAACTGCCGGAGAACGACAGAGGCAAGCAGAGCAAAAGAAGGAAATCCGGGTTGAAGAAGAGAAGGCAGCTCAGAGTCAGCCTTCGGTTGCTGCCTCTGCACCTCTCCAGACACCACCACCAAGCGAAAAAGCCAAAGAAGATACTGCTCCAGCAAAGCTTGCCAAACAACCTCTGCAACGCGAAGACTTGGCATTGAAGGATGAGCGAGCACCAACACCCCCTCCACCTGCGGCACCTCCTGCTCCCTCGGTTCCTCTCGGAGCGGGTACCCGTGATGTGGAAAAGCCAATTCGCCAGGAGTCTCATTTAACAGAAGAAAAAACACGACAAGCGCCTGTTGCTCCGCCAGCACCTGCTGCCATCGCCGAAGGAAGAACTAACAGCCCGGAGATGCTAGCAGCACGCAAGCGGAATCTAGAAACCAGGGAAGCACGAAGCACCGAAGGAGAGGCAGTTCAGCAAGAACATGCGCAGGGAGGAGCTTCTTTTGCGGCACCTGCGACCAGCGTCGCACCGCAAATTGAAGCATTGGCACGCGGAAAGACCACTCTTTCCGAGAGCGATTCTCTCAGTGCACGCTCTTCACTCACAGAGACATACAAGAATGCCTATGAAGCACGCGACCTCAATACACTCGGACAGGTGTGGAATGTAGACCTGACGTGGCGGGAAGCATTGCGGAAGTTGTTTACGCAGAGTCAGCACGTTTCGACATCGCTCACCCTCAACGAAGAGCAAATGACGGCAAGCGCAGACCAGCGGCAGATTTCTATACCTTTCTCACAAACGGTCACCACCGTGAATGATGACGGACAAACCGCAACCTATGGACCATTTTTCTGCATTGCCGATTTGCGGAAACAAAACACCGGCACGTGGCGGATTCAGAACTTAGAGGAAGATCCGCAACATCCTGGGCAGTGTCGGATGCAACCGTAAACTACTGGTGCTGCTCTCATGGACAACGTAAGAGAAAAACAAGAGCGCCACCCTAAAGGAAGTGAAGGGCCTCTCAGAGAGATTCTTCGCTTCGCTCAGCATGACGACATCGAATGCATACTGGGAAATCGCACCCAGTTAGGCGCCCTGATGGCAGTATCTTACGATCCACTTTCAGCCGCAGGTTCATTCACTTCATCCTTTGGCGCTTCGCTCGCCCGCTTCGCCCCAACTTCGATCACTTCAGTTCTTCGCTCACGAAGGAATCGTGCAACGTCACCGGTTGCGCGGAGCAACATCTCCATATAGGCAACCTCGTCATTCGTCAGTGTCGCCAAACCTCGATGATAATCTCCTAAAGCAGTAACAAGGTCCTGCGTCTTCTCTGGAATAATCTCGAACTTGGGAGTAAGGCAGGTATTCACTTTCTCAATGAGTGCTTCAATAGCTTTGGTTTGCTCCTCATTGACACTCTTCGACAACATATCTTGCCACAAGACTTCCACGGCATAGCGTGCCGGGTGCTCGCGACGCAATCCTGCACTCAGTTGATACAGTTGTGTTGCCAGAGCTTGCACGTTCGACGGGCGCTTCCGCGACACGACAGCATTCGCCTTAATAAGCTTCTCATAAAACTGGTTGAACCCGAGATAGTCGACCAGCTTTTGCACGATATCATCACATTCTTTCACCGTTAGCTGTGCCATCCACCATTCTCCTTCTCATCTACGGACCAACTTTAGCAAGGTTCGACGGAAATGACAAAACTTCCCTTGCTCGTCAGGCGCCTCTTGCTTGCACCGGGCCGCAGTAATGAGTAATGAGTAACAAGCAATAAGAGTTGAGGTGCTTACGGTCGGTATTCCGTCAGAATCAATTCGCAACCGGGAGAAACTATGACTGATCACGAGAAAATTCTCGCTATTATTCGCCAGAAGGATCAAGTGCCCATTACCATCGACTCACGCAAGACTGCGTTGCTCGTGATCGATATGCAGCGCTATTTCGTCAGC
It includes:
- a CDS encoding competence/damage-inducible protein A, giving the protein MRELRAGIVVIGNEILSGKTVDSNSAFLARELRQLGVTLKRITVIPDELDIIEDTVRDFHRTLDLVFTSGGVGPTHDDITIEGVARALGRRVIIHPLLEAKIHEYLNGKTPNAAHLKMAEVPEGAELLSDERIRFPTIKAENIYILPGIPEILQQKFLALKERFAVDPYHLKVIYTNEIESVIAVHLNDTLREYPELLLGSYPKIGNSEYRVKLTLESKDKDYVERAFAHLMELLPTGCVVKIEG
- the dnaJ gene encoding molecular chaperone DnaJ, with product MAKKDLYAVLGVSRTASTDEIKKAYRQLARKYHPDVNQGNKQAEERFKEVSLAHDVLSDESKRKLYDEFGEEGLQPGFNAEQMRAHKQWQQSARRSASRPRGSRSSSSSSPGFEDIFGDLFGNLGGFGRGGGKTQPGVTPAQDLEYVLDLGLLDAIRGTNTTISLQRPSPCPTCHGTGGRAGRPSAACSECGGQGQVRVGAGPMAFFRTCARCGGSGRLSPGGCSNCGGSGRITSPEKLTVKIPAGVDEGTRIRLAGKGAASSSGGPAGDLYLEIRIQPHPTLTRKGLDLYLDVPVTIGEAVHGASITVPTPHGDVKLKIPAGSQSGQTLRLKGKGITDSKTSTSGDLYVKLMVQVPQEASDRLRQAVDQLERCYTDSPRKDLHL
- a CDS encoding DNA-directed RNA polymerase subunit omega produces the protein MARITVEDCLQKIPNRFQLIVIAARRAKELLKGARPLVSSDNKEVVTSLREIAAGKVWMEESKELKEIK
- a CDS encoding sigma-70 family RNA polymerase sigma factor — protein: MTMFEDHDHLRGLGEWGEMSHAYYRGLPCCVRIPYTGFVMPRARKKDKDKVLFPSSVETTASDTSDTVEAIEEEDEETETPLVEVEALAEDDIATQDDEKDSAETDTALVPYDPLQRYLAEIRRYPLLTPEEEHQLAIRYKEHGDVEAAYRLVTGNLRLVVMFARRYERAVHNLLDLIQEGSIGLMEAVRNFDPYRGVRFPSYAVWWVRAYIIRYLMNNWRMVKLGTTQAQRKLFFNLQREKERLEAEGFSPAPKLIAQNLGVKEEEVVEMEKRMAARDMSLDTPMDTEDGESTTLGDFIPAKQDNAEEAVATAEYRTLMSQKMREFARTLKGKEEVIFRTRLLAEEPVTLQEIGDQYGISRERIRQLESRLKKKLKDFLLREFKDAKDLDIGFVNE
- a CDS encoding sigma-70 family RNA polymerase sigma factor, with the translated sequence MLAMHAREENSRPTEDWSSVMEELLHGAPDAKSLAFAKLSRLISGFLVSLRAFDHREEWEDLRQIVLMKLVQSFGQGKLREPKAFVEYARIITRHEFYDFLRTTHGAEVSSDPPDLSTAEPLDETAALSLRTALHRLPEKQQQVVRAVYVEGRTYEEAAAVTAIPLGSLKRYLQQALTQLRKQLFAEH
- a CDS encoding DUF2330 domain-containing protein, which gives rise to MQHDARLWQVMVLAGILLFGLHSLDFPLLLNVMVVTVMSGIFSEYLFCALCRSTRTPRPLSATISSLSVLLLFRSSAAWVYPVVIILAVASKYFIRWRGRHWLNPTNFAVLLGTVLLPGWLSSGQWGHLAILPLALGGLGILVLLRAGRLDSALTFLILSSVLECARILYYGYPHPVDIFVHRLNNGALWLFTFYMLTDPQTAPQARWGRILHASLVALVSFYFAQWWYWKDTPLWALLFLAPTVPFLDWLYATRNTQPVSCSSQPVTVQPISQEVSSMQKQFVRVTLLLFSLVLLWPSLGYSFCGFYVARADAKLYNSASQVVVVRDEDKTVITMVNNYKGDLKEFAMVIPVPTVLEKEMVRVIDPKVVEHLDAYSAPRLVEYFDPDPCMVAVMEKESRMIAQAPAATVGKMRDERAASLGVRIEAEYTVGEYDIVVLSAKESQGLETWLKQNDYNIPSGASQALAPYIRNDMKFFVAKVNLKEQGKSGFTSLRPLQFAFESPRFMLPIRLGMINADGPQDLLIYFLTKQYRVEVTNYRNPKLPSDQEVPPYIKQEFTKFYTDMFRTATIKENSQAVFTEYAWNMNWCDPCAADPLLQQELETLGVWWLGGSRERMAPGTMPWPGGGAVQAFVTRLHVRYDAQHFPEDLSFKITQDASNFQGRYILRHPWTGVASCPAGQEYLRQVAQRQEREAQTLASLTGWDLQQIRTRQPKLATVSEQGWKEQIKSLFKK